A region from the Paludicola sp. MB14-C6 genome encodes:
- the fliE gene encoding flagellar hook-basal body complex protein FliE, producing MILQPISNIKPLAELTQKNMTIGVNSGSQIPFKSLFEDAMNSVKESDANLSTEIQKVATGQTDDLHSVNIASTKASLALEMFVQLRNKALESYNSIMQMGV from the coding sequence ATGATATTACAACCAATCTCCAATATAAAACCACTTGCGGAACTCACGCAAAAAAATATGACAATAGGCGTGAATAGTGGTTCACAAATTCCATTTAAATCTTTATTTGAAGATGCAATGAATAGTGTAAAAGAGTCCGACGCCAACTTATCTACAGAAATTCAAAAAGTGGCAACTGGTCAAACCGATGATTTGCATAGTGTGAATATTGCTTCTACAAAAGCTTCACTCGCTCTAGAAATGTTTGTACAATTAAGAAATAAGGCATTAGAATCCTATAATTCCATAATGCAGATGGGCGTATAA
- the flgC gene encoding flagellar basal body rod protein FlgC, whose translation MAFLSSLSISGSGLTASRLRMDIISENISNQETTRAANGEPYRRKMVVYEPIQDNSFRSMMNKNIYQSGKKGVRVAKILEDETPFTPVYRPDHPDADENGYVMMPNVDPVKETLDMMAATRAYEANLTAFNAVKTMASKALELGR comes from the coding sequence ATGGCTTTTTTAAGTTCATTAAGTATAAGTGGATCCGGTCTGACAGCGAGTCGGTTGAGAATGGATATTATATCTGAAAACATTTCAAACCAAGAGACTACACGTGCTGCAAACGGTGAACCATATCGTAGGAAAATGGTAGTTTATGAACCAATACAAGATAACAGTTTTCGTTCGATGATGAATAAAAATATCTATCAATCCGGTAAAAAGGGAGTTAGAGTTGCAAAAATTTTAGAAGATGAAACCCCATTTACACCGGTTTATAGGCCGGATCATCCTGATGCGGATGAGAACGGTTATGTTATGATGCCGAACGTTGACCCGGTAAAAGAAACGTTGGATATGATGGCAGCAACAAGAGCGTATGAAGCAAATTTAACTGCTTTTAATGCTGTAAAAACAATGGCATCAAAAGCACTTGAGTTAGGAAGGTAG
- the flgB gene encoding flagellar basal body rod protein FlgB, protein MDWINNVSSTLLSKSLDGLWARQQAISDNITNYETPGYKKKVVSFEDELAEAINNLKGTKLEKMDTIRKSNIFENIDNVQGLRADGNNVDIEQENIELARNQLQYSMAIRQLNDNFSRLRYAISGGTR, encoded by the coding sequence ATGGATTGGATTAACAATGTATCAAGCACGTTGCTATCAAAGAGTTTAGATGGCTTATGGGCAAGGCAGCAGGCAATTTCCGATAACATTACAAACTATGAGACTCCGGGATATAAAAAAAAGGTAGTTTCATTTGAAGATGAGTTAGCGGAAGCCATCAACAATCTAAAGGGAACTAAGTTGGAGAAAATGGATACGATTCGTAAATCCAATATTTTTGAAAACATTGATAATGTACAAGGGCTACGTGCCGACGGCAATAATGTGGATATTGAACAAGAAAATATCGAGTTAGCAAGAAACCAATTACAATATAGTATGGCAATTCGCCAACTAAATGATAATTTTTCACGTTTACGTTATGCAATCAGTGGTGGAACACGGTAG
- a CDS encoding flagellar biosynthesis anti-sigma factor FlgM has protein sequence MNINNSWFGVYHSNPQKGNFDTRIKPSKSDTASFKSMVVGNEAKSSQQSAPVRVDKIEISSTVPSSSNTFDMGKLKEKLMADITNDAQSLKVEALKKQVNANTYQIDPVELAHIILQG, from the coding sequence ATGAACATCAATAATTCGTGGTTTGGGGTATACCATTCCAACCCACAGAAAGGCAATTTTGATACTCGCATTAAACCAAGCAAGTCTGATACAGCAAGCTTCAAATCCATGGTTGTAGGAAACGAAGCAAAAAGCTCTCAACAAAGTGCACCGGTTCGTGTTGACAAAATTGAAATCTCTTCAACTGTTCCTTCTAGTTCTAACACATTTGATATGGGAAAATTAAAAGAAAAACTTATGGCTGACATTACAAATGATGCGCAATCTTTAAAAGTTGAAGCATTAAAAAAACAAGTCAATGCTAATACCTATCAAATTGATCCTGTTGAATTGGCACACATTATACTACAAGGCTAA
- the flgN gene encoding flagellar export chaperone FlgN yields the protein MLEKQISKELVLFLERYDKFYEDFLELERNKYEAITRNDLASLDCFVTKEQALYLKSRGLESERIQLMQQCSEPQTSFRNLIPILDSEFQQKATEIFNHLSDVLLNLKQVNSSCNSLTELRLHRIDINLKHLENQPELQKEYNRVAKQSSKGTHVISKKI from the coding sequence ATGTTAGAAAAACAAATTTCGAAAGAACTAGTTCTTTTTTTAGAACGTTATGATAAATTTTATGAAGATTTTTTAGAATTAGAGCGCAATAAATATGAAGCAATTACTCGAAACGATCTTGCATCACTTGATTGCTTTGTAACAAAGGAACAAGCCTTATATTTAAAATCCAGAGGGCTGGAATCAGAACGAATTCAACTCATGCAGCAATGCTCTGAACCGCAAACCTCTTTCCGGAATTTGATTCCAATACTTGATTCCGAATTCCAACAAAAAGCAACGGAAATTTTCAATCATCTTTCCGATGTATTATTAAATTTAAAACAAGTTAACAGCAGTTGCAACTCCTTAACGGAATTAAGACTGCATCGTATTGATATAAATTTAAAACATTTAGAAAACCAACCGGAATTACAAAAAGAATATAACCGAGTTGCGAAACAAAGCAGCAAAGGCACCCATGTAATTTCCAAAAAGATATAA
- the flgK gene encoding flagellar hook-associated protein FlgK, giving the protein MRPTFAGFYVAKRGLDAARANLSVTGQNITNVKTAGYTRQRVDLYSVGASGYNMRYATKEDSNIGEGVSIGGIIQVRDPYLDLRYRREHSKVGESGIQLDALSDLEYIFDEITKDGLDKQFSDLKSQLQNLSLNPNDPVSEGIVKTSALMLVKMFNHCSEQINTVKQEQLATLQDGSITRVNELLRGIANLNGEIKNANVSGNQALELMDQRNTMIDELSGYVNLEITSKTVDIGGGRSVEEMSINLIGAGGDKFNLVDDNKNRSFGVEIDSNGIEPVKITLNDFDGSKVTSSNKALISIPNGDISGQLTTGAFAGHLSIINSKGEFDTPPTKDRGIQYYENMLNTLANQFATAFNKANSMNISEPWDKPMFEAKDGKPITAGNLAISSKWENAIGSYITSTKQPPKPGVDKPADNILNMISLFSSDLTYTTTNGNVPLFKGTFQGCFSNINSTLALEIKDITRMNDSSGSVLEEIDNQRASISAVNIDDEGINLIQYNQALSASSRFMTTLDEALDTIIKGMGVVGR; this is encoded by the coding sequence ATGAGACCTACATTTGCCGGATTTTATGTAGCAAAGCGTGGCTTAGATGCAGCTAGAGCCAATCTAAGCGTAACAGGACAAAACATTACCAATGTAAAAACTGCTGGATATACACGTCAACGTGTGGATTTATACTCCGTTGGTGCAAGTGGATATAATATGCGCTATGCTACCAAAGAAGATTCAAACATTGGTGAAGGTGTTTCTATTGGTGGAATAATTCAAGTAAGAGACCCATATCTGGATTTACGCTACCGCAGAGAGCACTCAAAAGTTGGTGAGTCTGGTATACAACTGGATGCACTTTCTGACTTAGAATATATTTTCGATGAAATTACAAAAGATGGACTAGACAAGCAATTTTCTGATTTGAAATCACAATTGCAAAATCTTTCTTTAAATCCAAACGATCCCGTATCAGAAGGAATTGTAAAAACTTCAGCTTTAATGCTTGTTAAAATGTTCAACCATTGCTCCGAACAAATTAACACTGTGAAACAAGAACAACTAGCAACTTTACAAGATGGCTCTATCACTCGTGTGAACGAATTGCTACGTGGAATTGCTAACCTAAATGGCGAAATTAAAAATGCCAATGTGTCAGGTAATCAAGCGCTTGAGCTGATGGATCAACGTAACACAATGATTGATGAACTATCAGGCTACGTTAACCTTGAAATTACATCCAAAACTGTCGATATAGGCGGTGGCCGTTCTGTTGAAGAAATGTCTATTAACTTAATTGGTGCAGGCGGAGATAAATTCAACCTAGTAGATGATAACAAAAACCGTTCTTTTGGGGTTGAAATAGATAGCAATGGCATTGAACCTGTTAAAATTACTTTAAATGATTTTGATGGCTCAAAAGTAACTAGCAGTAATAAAGCACTCATTTCCATTCCAAATGGAGATATTAGCGGTCAACTTACCACAGGAGCTTTTGCAGGTCATTTATCCATCATAAACAGCAAGGGCGAATTTGATACCCCTCCAACAAAAGATAGAGGTATTCAATACTATGAAAATATGCTCAATACCTTAGCAAATCAATTTGCAACTGCTTTTAATAAAGCCAACAGCATGAATATAAGCGAGCCTTGGGATAAACCTATGTTTGAAGCAAAAGACGGGAAGCCGATTACTGCCGGAAATCTTGCAATTTCATCAAAATGGGAAAATGCAATTGGCTCTTATATTACATCTACAAAGCAGCCGCCTAAACCTGGCGTAGATAAGCCTGCTGATAATATTTTAAATATGATTTCCTTATTCTCAAGTGACCTTACTTATACAACCACAAACGGAAATGTTCCTTTATTCAAAGGTACTTTTCAAGGCTGTTTTTCCAATATCAACAGTACATTGGCATTGGAAATTAAAGATATTACCCGCATGAATGATAGCTCAGGAAGTGTTTTAGAAGAAATAGATAATCAAAGAGCTTCCATTTCTGCTGTTAATATTGACGACGAGGGTATTAACTTAATTCAATACAATCAAGCGTTAAGCGCTTCTTCACGTTTTATGACAACACTCGACGAAGCATTAGATACCATTATTAAAGGAATGGGCGTTGTCGGTCGATAA
- the flgL gene encoding flagellar hook-associated protein FlgL encodes MRVTTGMITAQYSRNLNRSLSKLNYLNNRATTLRKFNRASEDPVAAAKAYSLRRSFTDNDDYVKNLEDTENMMLTAESSMMGLNSIAQEVSSGDMLQAVNGTMSKEDREIIATKLIKMQDAMLSTMNTKYGDRYLFGGSTMTKPPFTVAADGSLLYKGVDVTTGLHQGTPGVGGSASVGGALIDFGAANESKFNDYSISIVNGTTPNAIDTAAKTITINVSTVPTKQDLQTVLQGLTGSTDVTVKGDLTQTVGIGTAQVSGGENKITAGTSVDLKELMNEKMYVDIGLGLDYNANGLNEQSVFDSSLPGINFLGCGVDKNGKPQNMYVLLGQIATELEKPTLDTGATDSLIKGFNNQKQVLLTQITQFGSKTNFLKYADTRLDDTSLNLNKKILDNEFVEPAEAIMDFKMQEFAYMSALQMGTKIIQPTFLDFMR; translated from the coding sequence ATGAGAGTAACAACCGGAATGATTACAGCTCAATATAGTCGTAATCTAAATAGATCATTAAGCAAACTAAACTATTTAAATAACAGAGCTACTACACTCAGAAAATTCAATCGTGCTTCTGAGGATCCTGTAGCTGCAGCAAAAGCATATAGTCTAAGACGTTCTTTTACCGATAATGATGACTATGTGAAAAATCTCGAAGATACAGAAAATATGATGTTAACTGCTGAAAGCTCTATGATGGGGCTCAACTCTATTGCTCAAGAAGTGTCTTCCGGCGATATGCTTCAAGCAGTTAATGGAACTATGTCAAAAGAAGATAGGGAAATCATTGCCACAAAACTTATAAAGATGCAAGATGCAATGCTTTCCACAATGAACACTAAATATGGCGATCGTTATCTTTTTGGTGGATCTACAATGACAAAGCCCCCATTTACCGTTGCTGCAGATGGTAGTCTTTTATACAAAGGCGTTGATGTTACAACCGGATTACATCAAGGTACACCCGGAGTTGGCGGATCCGCCAGCGTTGGTGGAGCTTTGATTGATTTTGGCGCAGCAAACGAATCAAAATTCAATGATTACTCCATATCAATTGTGAATGGTACAACACCAAACGCAATTGATACTGCTGCAAAAACGATCACAATCAACGTATCAACCGTACCAACAAAGCAGGATTTACAAACTGTTCTACAAGGCTTAACGGGATCTACCGACGTTACCGTTAAAGGCGATTTAACGCAAACTGTTGGTATTGGAACTGCTCAAGTATCTGGCGGCGAAAACAAAATCACAGCAGGCACTTCTGTTGACTTAAAAGAGTTAATGAACGAAAAAATGTATGTTGATATTGGTCTCGGTTTGGACTATAACGCAAACGGTTTAAATGAACAAAGTGTATTTGATTCCTCTTTACCGGGAATTAACTTTTTAGGCTGTGGTGTTGATAAAAACGGAAAACCACAAAATATGTATGTACTTTTAGGTCAAATTGCAACCGAACTGGAAAAGCCTACATTAGACACAGGCGCTACAGATTCCTTAATTAAAGGTTTTAATAACCAAAAACAAGTATTACTAACTCAAATTACGCAATTCGGTTCTAAAACAAATTTCCTAAAGTATGCAGATACACGATTAGACGATACAAGCTTAAATTTGAATAAAAAGATATTGGATAATGAATTCGTAGAACCGGCAGAAGCAATTATGGATTTTAAAATGCAAGAATTTGCTTATATGTCAGCTTTACAAATGGGTACAAAAATCATCCAACCAACATTTTTAGATTTTATGAGATAG
- a CDS encoding DUF6470 family protein, whose product MGPLLQIHSVPFSYEMVINDARFEIESPRPSVAISRQKGGLQINSKPAQIRIDSTEARASMGLKSLGRAVDEFGKKGMQKAMEATAQIAQEGNQLMDTRNSNTVFTSIAYQRTRSSIDTMLGFIPSTPSKVSFDPHQLQIQYEMDKLSFDWRTNSKPDMNFVPASIEFKVKDYARLEIEYLGRPLYIPKSADPNYQEPMKLDVKG is encoded by the coding sequence ATGGGTCCTTTACTTCAAATCCATAGTGTTCCTTTTTCTTATGAAATGGTAATCAATGATGCAAGGTTTGAAATAGAATCACCACGTCCATCCGTTGCTATATCAAGACAAAAAGGCGGTTTGCAAATTAATAGCAAGCCTGCTCAAATTCGAATTGATTCAACAGAAGCACGTGCCAGTATGGGGTTAAAATCACTCGGACGTGCCGTTGATGAGTTTGGAAAAAAAGGCATGCAAAAAGCTATGGAAGCAACTGCTCAAATTGCGCAAGAGGGGAATCAGCTTATGGATACACGAAACAGCAATACTGTTTTTACCAGTATTGCTTATCAACGAACAAGAAGCAGTATAGATACTATGCTGGGTTTTATTCCGTCTACGCCCTCAAAAGTAAGCTTTGATCCCCATCAATTGCAAATACAATATGAAATGGATAAGCTCTCTTTTGATTGGAGAACAAACAGTAAACCGGATATGAACTTTGTTCCTGCATCTATTGAGTTTAAAGTAAAAGATTATGCTCGTCTTGAAATTGAATATTTAGGTCGACCTTTATATATTCCTAAAAGTGCAGACCCAAACTACCAAGAGCCAATGAAGCTTGACGTCAAAGGCTAA
- the fliW gene encoding flagellar assembly protein FliW, whose translation MITIQTEFGETQVSNEALIHFPDGLYGFEDIKDYVLLTHDDQNIIMTLQPVTERVPQFLVLDPFAVICNYQPKLSSADQKWFGVTNCGELKYLVIAIVKENYIDTVVNLKSPIVINPKTNQAKQVFLENKNYSMKYRVFDDKGDS comes from the coding sequence ATGATAACAATTCAAACAGAATTCGGTGAAACACAAGTATCTAACGAAGCATTGATTCATTTTCCTGATGGGCTTTATGGGTTCGAAGATATAAAAGATTATGTTTTATTAACACATGATGATCAAAATATTATTATGACCTTACAACCTGTAACGGAACGAGTACCACAATTTTTAGTGTTGGATCCTTTTGCTGTAATTTGCAACTATCAGCCGAAGCTTTCCTCTGCTGATCAAAAATGGTTTGGAGTAACAAACTGCGGAGAACTAAAATATTTAGTAATTGCAATTGTGAAAGAAAACTATATTGATACGGTTGTGAACTTGAAAAGTCCGATTGTTATCAATCCAAAAACCAACCAAGCAAAGCAAGTATTTTTAGAAAACAAAAATTATTCTATGAAATACCGTGTTTTTGATGATAAGGGGGATTCTTAA
- a CDS encoding carbon storage regulator, with the protein MLVISRKTSESILIGDDIEIIISDISTDKVKIAINAPKSVPVLRKELVELKEQNQVASEVDVMQAIATLKKIIK; encoded by the coding sequence ATGCTCGTAATCAGCAGAAAAACCTCTGAATCAATCTTAATAGGCGATGACATTGAAATCATCATTTCTGATATTTCAACAGACAAAGTTAAAATTGCAATTAACGCTCCTAAATCTGTTCCCGTTCTACGAAAAGAGCTTGTGGAATTGAAAGAGCAAAATCAAGTGGCAAGCGAAGTTGATGTCATGCAAGCAATCGCAACTTTGAAGAAAATTATCAAATAA
- a CDS encoding flagellin, with amino-acid sequence MRIQHNINALNAHRQLSMNTSAVGKNLEKLSSGFRINRAGDDAAGLAISEKMRGQIRGLDMASRNAQDGISLIQTAEGSLQETHSILQRMRELAVQSSNGTYEEGVDRVNLNKEVAALKTEVDRIASSTHFNNQKLLNGAIDGTVSAASSAATTATGLDKDLSLSVSGLKEGATLSIKTAAGGADASGASGSDIAATDAKAAFAIDGATGNITLTITGGTNGMKDGGAAGDLKAATNVDLQKAWDDFAKANVDATKGINFSGLTTVTAPAGAAGVKANTATSAAAAKTGEALTFQIGANDDRVNLNVANQDTKTLGIDDLSIATQEDANKAIISLDKAINSVSGTRADLGALQNRLEHTVNNLGTTSENLTAAESRIRDVDMAKEMMEMTKNNILSQAAQAMLAQANTQPQGVLQLLQ; translated from the coding sequence ATGCGTATTCAACATAATATTAACGCACTTAACGCTCACAGACAACTTTCTATGAACACTTCAGCTGTAGGTAAAAACCTAGAGAAATTATCTTCTGGTTTTAGAATCAACCGTGCTGGTGACGATGCTGCTGGTCTTGCTATCTCTGAAAAAATGAGAGGCCAAATCCGTGGTCTAGACATGGCTTCTAGAAATGCTCAAGACGGTATTTCTTTAATCCAAACTGCTGAGGGTTCTCTACAAGAAACTCACTCTATTCTACAAAGAATGCGTGAACTTGCTGTTCAATCTTCTAATGGTACTTACGAAGAAGGCGTTGACCGTGTAAACCTAAACAAAGAGGTTGCTGCACTTAAAACAGAAGTTGATAGAATTGCTTCTTCAACTCACTTCAACAACCAAAAACTATTAAACGGTGCTATCGATGGTACAGTTTCTGCTGCTTCTTCTGCTGCTACTACTGCTACAGGTCTTGATAAAGATTTAAGCTTAAGCGTTAGCGGTTTAAAAGAAGGTGCAACACTTTCAATCAAAACTGCTGCTGGTGGTGCTGATGCATCAGGTGCTTCTGGTTCTGATATTGCTGCTACAGATGCAAAAGCTGCATTTGCAATTGATGGTGCAACTGGTAATATTACATTAACTATTACTGGTGGTACAAACGGTATGAAAGACGGCGGTGCTGCTGGTGATCTTAAAGCTGCAACAAATGTGGACTTACAAAAAGCATGGGATGACTTTGCTAAAGCTAATGTCGATGCTACTAAAGGAATCAACTTCTCTGGCTTAACTACCGTAACAGCTCCTGCTGGTGCTGCTGGTGTTAAAGCTAATACAGCAACTAGTGCTGCTGCTGCAAAAACTGGCGAAGCTTTAACATTCCAAATCGGCGCAAACGACGACAGAGTTAATTTAAATGTTGCTAACCAAGATACTAAAACATTAGGTATTGATGATTTATCTATTGCTACTCAAGAAGATGCTAACAAAGCAATCATTTCTTTAGATAAAGCAATTAACTCCGTTTCTGGCACTCGTGCTGACCTTGGTGCTCTTCAAAACCGTTTAGAGCATACAGTTAACAACTTAGGTACAACTTCTGAGAACTTAACTGCTGCTGAATCTCGTATTCGTGACGTTGATATGGCTAAAGAGATGATGGAAATGACTAAGAATAACATTCTTTCTCAAGCTGCTCAAGCTATGCTTGCTCAAGCTAACACTCAACCTCAAGGCGTTCTACAACTTCTACAATAG
- a CDS encoding IS1182 family transposase, whose amino-acid sequence MLVKAKKDRTQVEFLCLEEFIPAEHLLRKIDSAVDFCHIYDFVEDLYCKDNGRPSIDPVVLIKMVLIQHLYGISSLRKLVEEVQMNCAYRWFLGYLMTEQIPHFTTISYAFKHRFNENTIACIFNWILNEINDMGYLDPEVVFVDGTHIKANANIKKVVKKSIPVAAKHYEKQLMDEINKDREEHKKKPFDDTKPPKIEEKIINESTTDPESGVFHKGEHKKCLAYEAHTACDKKGYIVDVHVTAGNVHDSVAFDDLYDKLKENHPEIQTIVADSAYNTPYIAKRLIDDGKDLLVPYRRPMTKQGFFKKYDFSYDEYFDCVVCPNNKVLHYSTTNREGYKEFKSNPNDCKICGFRYKCTESKEFQKQYTVHVWHEYLEQVSDIRYAIKYKDLYAQRKETIERVFADAKEKYAMRYTPYRGLAQVTNWVRLKFACMNLKKLAIHKWRVNSPFCILCTFFKFSTIYSKARLWLRQNRAFSSD is encoded by the coding sequence ATGTTAGTTAAAGCTAAAAAAGACCGAACACAAGTAGAGTTTTTGTGCTTAGAAGAATTTATTCCAGCAGAACATTTGCTTAGAAAAATAGATAGTGCAGTGGATTTCTGTCATATATATGATTTCGTAGAGGATTTGTATTGTAAAGATAATGGAAGACCAAGCATAGACCCAGTAGTACTAATCAAAATGGTCTTAATACAACATTTGTATGGAATAAGTTCGTTGCGCAAATTGGTAGAAGAAGTACAAATGAACTGTGCATATCGTTGGTTTTTAGGATATTTAATGACAGAACAAATACCTCACTTTACAACAATAAGTTATGCCTTTAAACATAGATTTAACGAGAATACTATTGCATGCATTTTCAACTGGATATTGAATGAAATCAATGATATGGGATATCTTGACCCAGAGGTGGTATTTGTAGATGGAACCCATATAAAAGCAAATGCAAATATAAAAAAGGTTGTAAAGAAATCAATCCCCGTAGCAGCAAAACATTATGAGAAACAACTAATGGACGAAATCAATAAAGATAGAGAAGAACATAAAAAAAAGCCATTTGACGATACAAAGCCACCTAAAATAGAAGAAAAAATCATCAATGAATCAACCACTGACCCTGAAAGCGGTGTATTTCATAAAGGAGAGCATAAGAAATGCCTTGCTTATGAAGCACATACAGCTTGTGACAAAAAAGGCTACATTGTAGATGTTCATGTAACAGCAGGCAATGTACATGACAGCGTAGCATTCGATGATTTGTATGATAAATTAAAAGAAAACCACCCCGAAATCCAAACAATAGTGGCAGATAGTGCCTACAATACTCCCTATATTGCAAAAAGACTTATAGATGATGGAAAAGATTTATTAGTACCATATCGTAGACCAATGACAAAACAAGGCTTTTTTAAGAAATATGATTTTTCATATGATGAATATTTTGACTGTGTAGTATGTCCAAACAATAAAGTTTTACACTATTCCACCACGAATAGAGAAGGATACAAAGAATTTAAAAGCAATCCAAACGACTGTAAAATCTGTGGGTTTCGTTACAAATGCACTGAAAGTAAAGAATTCCAGAAACAATACACAGTTCATGTTTGGCATGAGTACTTAGAGCAAGTTTCAGATATTCGTTATGCAATAAAATACAAAGATCTTTATGCACAGCGAAAAGAAACGATTGAGCGAGTTTTTGCTGATGCGAAAGAAAAATACGCAATGCGTTATACACCTTATCGAGGTCTTGCCCAAGTAACAAACTGGGTTAGGCTTAAATTTGCGTGCATGAACCTTAAAAAGCTGGCAATACATAAGTGGAGGGTGAACTCTCCTTTTTGTATCCTTTGCACTTTTTTCAAATTTTCAACCATATATTCAAAAGCCCGACTTTGGTTACGCCAAAATCGGGCTTTTTCTTCAGACTGA
- the fliS gene encoding flagellar export chaperone FliS, whose product MYNNPIMQYKQQSINTMSNSELIVKLYEEASKDLTLASKMFCERNNTAALICTKKAKDIFQHLISVLDYNYEISNNLYQLYSFFNMQIIRAEIQQSGALIDEITPLVNDLKNTWVEAQKIIHMNK is encoded by the coding sequence ATGTATAATAACCCTATTATGCAGTATAAGCAGCAGTCAATTAACACTATGTCAAATAGTGAGCTCATCGTAAAACTTTATGAAGAAGCAAGTAAAGACTTAACGTTAGCTTCCAAAATGTTTTGTGAGAGAAATAATACTGCAGCGTTAATCTGTACAAAAAAGGCAAAGGATATTTTTCAACACTTAATTAGTGTGTTGGATTATAACTATGAAATTTCAAATAACTTATATCAGCTATATAGCTTTTTCAATATGCAGATTATTCGTGCTGAAATACAGCAAAGCGGTGCATTAATTGATGAAATTACACCATTGGTTAACGATTTGAAAAACACTTGGGTGGAAGCACAAAAAATCATCCATATGAATAAATAG